The following DNA comes from Winogradskyella sp. PG-2.
TATGGCCTTCATTTTTCCCGATGCATACCTTTTACTGGGGTGATTATCACGTAAATTCAGTATTAGGAAAAGAACGTGCTTACAAAATATCGCCTACAAATACGGCATTGAAAAAAGGACTTAAATTTACAAGTCATCACGATGCACCTGTTGCTTTACCAAGTTCTATTCGCGTACTATCTGCAACAGTAACAAGAATGTCTCGTAGTGGCGCCGTTATAGGTCCAGAAGAGCGCGTTACCACATATCAAGGGCTTAAGGCACTTACAGATTGGGCAGCTTACCAACATTTTGAAGAAGCTACCAAAGGCACCATAGAGAAAGGGAAAGTTGCTGATTTTGTGATTTTAGACAAAAATCCGCTAAAAATTGATCCTTTAGAATTAGAAAACCTTAACGTTGTTGCTACCTATAAAGGGGGTAAAGCCATTTACAATAAATAATAAAACGAGGCTTACTTTTTAAATAAAAAAGTAAGCCTCTACAATACCATGTCAGAGAACATTCAACAATTAAGTAAACAAAAAGTATCCTATCCCAGTGCTCAAGCGGACATTATGGTTGATGACGTCTTTATTGACGATTTATCTCTACAACACACGTTAAAAACAAATTATACCGACTTGTTTGCTCAAGGGCGTTTTAAAGAATTTTTCATGCTCTACTTAGGGAGAACACTTAAAGATCTCTATCATAGTAAAAACGAATACTTAAATTCAGCATTGCCCAACGACGGCGAAACACATATTGCCCCATTATATGGTTGTTCAGACTCCTGCTGCGTTTACCTCTATGTTAAGGTCGCAAGACAACAATCACTAATTCACTGGGAGCAGATTGGACGTAATGCGGCATTTTTAAGCCCATCAAAAGCAACAAATATTGAATGGATTCCAGATTTCCAACCCATCACATTTGATTTCGATAACTATCAACAAATCTCAAACATTTTAAATCATGATTAAAAATATTATTAAAGTATCACTTCTAGCAACTGCCGTATTAGTGTTTGTTAAATGTAAAGAGGATCAAAAAGTAACACCAACAGAGAATACAGAAAAAATAGTGGAACAAAAACAACATCGCGTGGGTGGATGGCAGTCAATAGACGTCAACGACACCGTAAAAGACTTAGCAAATTTTGTAATAGCTGACAAACAAATCACAAGTCCATTAAAAAAATTGTCAAATGCCTCAACTCAAATAGTTAGCGGTAAAAACTATAAATTCGATATGTTACTCGAAAACGGAGAACTTTGGACTGCTCAAGTCTATGTGAATATACAGAAAGAAAAAAGCGTCACTAAGCTAGAAAAAAAATAGAGGACTAACTAAAAAAGATATTGTCAAATGAAAACTAAACTAACTCTCTTATTTACCCTATGTTTGTCGCTTCAAATGATTGCTCAAAATAGTGATTGGAAAGTATTAGGAAAAAAAGATGTTACCTACAAACATGAAGAAGATGTTGTCAACCTTCGCGGTTCAGAGAAAGATATCAAAAAATTCAAAATTCGATGCACCCAAGGTACCTTGAAATTAAAAAAAGTCGTTGTAATTTATAAAGATAAGTCAAGAGACGAAAAAAAACCAAAAGGAACAGGTATTATTAATAAAAATATGAGTTCCTTTACCTTTTCAATTGATAAAAATAAAACACCAGATAAAATTGAGTTATCCTATGAAGCCATTGGCAATATGGTACTCACAAAACGAGCGAAAATTGAACTTTTAGGACGTTAATGTCCTACACAAAATCTTAAACTATGTTAAATAAAACAATTTTATCAAACACTCTATTATTAGTGTGTTTTTTTATGAGCATGACTATGTCTGCTCAAGATACTGATGCGAGTACGGTAGATGCCTCGAAACCAACCAATTTATATACGCAAGTCAACGCTGCTTTTGAATATCAAGCCCACAAAAATGCATCAGATTTGTACGGTACACGTATAAATGTGCAATACGCCTTTGACCCTGATAATCTATTATTAGTTGAGGTCCCATTTCTGTACAATGAGGCTACCAAAAATTTTGGAATTTCTGATACGCGAGTACGTTATTTTCATGCGCTAAAAAGAAATATTACTGAGCGTTTAATAGCTATTGCTCCATATGCTGATATAACTATACCAACAGGATCATTTTCTAACGGTCTTGGAGCTGATGTTTGGTCACTCTCGGCAGGTGTTGTTGCTGGTTATGTAGTATCGCCTAAAATTGCCATGTTTCCAGGAATAGGATACGTACATGTCACTAAACCAAATGATTACCCTGGGAATTCTCAAAATGGTATTAATTTACAAACGAATATGAGTGTTAGTTTTACCCAGAGAGCTTTTCTTTTTATTAATCCTATTGTTACTTTTTTATCAGATACAATATGGAGTGGTGAGTTCAATTTCAATTACATGATTACTCCTAATAAATTTAAAGTAAACGCGGGGTATTTTCCTAATTTCACCAACGATATCAATACATTTAGAGTTGGTGCAACACTATTTTTATGAAAGAAAAAACAATTAAAAGTCGGTTAATAACTATTTTATTTCGTTTTCTAATAATTAGCGGTATTGTATTTTGTGTCGTACTTTGGATCTGCTCATGGACTTATTCTGAAGGTACTCGTTCTGGAAATCTGATTAAAGTCTCTAAAAAAGGCGTTGTATTTAAAACTATTGAAGGAGAGTTAAACCTTGGTGGAGTTAGTATCGCCGAAGGCTTAGAAGGAAATATTTGGTCTTTTACAGTTTTAGATGACGAATTGACTAATGTCTTTAAGCCCTATGAAGGCAAAAAAGTTAAAGTGCACTATAAGGAGCGATATAAGACAATGCCATGGTTAGGAGATACCAATTATATCGTTACTGAAATTGAAGAACTCAAGCCATAAATGAATACTTAAAGGATTCCATTATACTATGAAAACTAATATTTATCTTATTTTAACTCTTGTAAGTCTTATGTCATGCAAATCAGCAGTAAATAAAAAAACGCTCTGGATAAACAGTTCAAAAGTAGACTGCGTAGGCGTTGGGCCCATGAAATGTTTACAAGTTAAATTTAATGCTAGTGAAAACTGGAGCAACTTTTATGATGCTATTGAAGGTTTTGAATATCAACCAGGTTTCGTATATGAATTAGAAGTTCAAGTTGACACCTTAGACAAAGCCAATTTACCGGCAGACAAATCAATATATGTTTACAAATTACTTAATGTTGTTTCAAAAAAACAAGATGCTAAATTACGCCTGAATGATATTTGGGTCGCTACACATATTGAAAACAAAGAACTATCACGCGTAGAACCAATGCCTCAAATAGAATTATCATTAAAAACAATGCAATTAATGGGTACAGATGGCTGTAATAATATTCGTGGATCTATAAAAACACTTACAGATGATGCGATCTCTTTTGGCCCTTTATTAGGTACAAAAAAGTTATGTCCTAATATGACGACGCCTAATGCATTTAATACAGCTTTTGAAGGTGTTACATCCTATAAACTAGACCAATTAGAACTTATGTTTTTTGATAACGCTAACAAAGAGGTGATACGATTTAAAAAAGTAGACTAAAAGGACACTTTTAGTAAGTTGCGTATATTTTATAAAACCATTATTTTTGAATAAACTACATCATTATGAAAAGAATATTTATTATTGTATTAGTATTTATGTCTTACGGAATGCACTCCCAAGGTATAGATTTTGGAATAAAAGCAGGGGTGAATTTTTCTACATTGAGCGATGCTGCTGCTTTTGATAATAAAGCTGGTTTTGTGGGAGGAATTTTTGCTGGTATAAATTTTAATGATAAATGGGGTATTAGAGCAGACGCCTTATATTCAAAACAAGGTGCCAAAATAACTGATGGAGACTTTGATTTAAGTTACCTCAATATCCCCGTTGTTATAAAACGTAGATTGTTTAGTAAACTACATCTTCAAGTGGGACCTCAATTTGGCTTTCAACTTGATAAAAAAACCGTAATACCTGATGTCGATAGCATCGATACTAAAAAGTTTGATTTATCAGGAGTTGTTGGATTAGGCCTTGATGTGCCCCTGGGTTTACGATTAGAAGCGCGCTACGTATTTGGACTTTCTGATGTTTCAGATATTGTAGATTTTGACAATGGTAAAAACAGAGTATTTACAATACTTC
Coding sequences within:
- a CDS encoding DUF4377 domain-containing protein, translated to MSCKSAVNKKTLWINSSKVDCVGVGPMKCLQVKFNASENWSNFYDAIEGFEYQPGFVYELEVQVDTLDKANLPADKSIYVYKLLNVVSKKQDAKLRLNDIWVATHIENKELSRVEPMPQIELSLKTMQLMGTDGCNNIRGSIKTLTDDAISFGPLLGTKKLCPNMTTPNAFNTAFEGVTSYKLDQLELMFFDNANKEVIRFKKVD
- a CDS encoding porin family protein encodes the protein MKRIFIIVLVFMSYGMHSQGIDFGIKAGVNFSTLSDAAAFDNKAGFVGGIFAGINFNDKWGIRADALYSKQGAKITDGDFDLSYLNIPVVIKRRLFSKLHLQVGPQFGFQLDKKTVIPDVDSIDTKKFDLSGVVGLGLDVPLGLRLEARYVFGLSDVSDIVDFDNGKNRVFTILLGYSFL